Proteins found in one Alteromonas macleodii genomic segment:
- a CDS encoding DUF642 domain-containing protein, whose product MSKWLAVLSLVLGVSTSAHANLILNGSFENNDIRSNSWKAFNAGSVDGWSGTNMELWDNFQRLNAFDGSQYAELNANGNGGRYSIFQTFSTEAGNTYDVSFAYAARRSGESFQLDILSDASSVLFSQVFDDHAIKSWSEFYGDFVAQTALTTIRFSTINTGTYGNFVDDIVVTAAPSFAASVSSVSVSEPASLAILLPLSALALIRRKRVK is encoded by the coding sequence ATGAGCAAGTGGTTAGCAGTTCTATCTTTAGTTTTAGGTGTGAGCACGTCCGCTCATGCTAATTTAATATTAAACGGTAGTTTTGAAAATAACGATATTAGAAGTAATAGCTGGAAGGCCTTCAACGCTGGATCTGTAGACGGCTGGAGCGGCACAAACATGGAGTTATGGGATAACTTTCAACGTTTAAACGCTTTTGATGGTAGCCAATACGCTGAACTAAATGCTAATGGAAACGGTGGTCGATATTCGATTTTTCAGACTTTTTCTACTGAAGCCGGAAACACTTACGATGTGTCATTTGCCTATGCTGCACGACGCAGTGGAGAGAGTTTTCAATTAGATATACTTAGTGATGCTAGTAGCGTTTTATTCAGTCAGGTGTTTGACGATCATGCGATTAAAAGCTGGTCTGAATTCTACGGTGACTTTGTTGCACAGACTGCCCTGACTACTATTCGTTTCTCTACGATTAATACAGGAACCTATGGCAACTTTGTTGACGATATCGTGGTAACTGCAGCGCCTAGCTTTGCCGCAAGCGTTTCCAGTGTTTCTGTTTCTGAACCGGCAAGCTTAGCAATATTGCTACCTCTATCGGCTTTGGCGCTGATAAGACGCAAGAGGGTCAAGTAG
- a CDS encoding DUF3833 domain-containing protein produces the protein MIKNMMKLCLGVGFAALTMVGLSGCSVSVDGEDYQSVSPGFDIEQFFDGNVKAWGIVQNRSGEVVQRFVVNIDGSIEGDTLTLDETFEYGVGEGPKSRTWTIVKQGDGTFVGKASDIDGPAKGTSYGNAFNFHYEMDLPVDDTTYSVTFDDWFWAFDDSTMMNRSYIRKFGIVMAEVTIFMQKQTD, from the coding sequence ATGATAAAAAATATGATGAAGTTATGTTTAGGAGTAGGGTTTGCTGCATTGACCATGGTAGGGCTATCTGGATGTTCTGTGTCAGTCGATGGTGAAGACTATCAGTCGGTATCTCCGGGTTTCGATATTGAGCAGTTTTTCGATGGAAACGTTAAGGCGTGGGGTATAGTACAAAACCGCTCAGGTGAGGTGGTACAAAGGTTTGTGGTAAACATTGATGGCTCAATAGAGGGCGATACCCTGACGCTTGATGAAACCTTTGAATATGGGGTTGGCGAAGGTCCAAAATCCCGCACATGGACTATTGTAAAGCAGGGCGATGGCACCTTTGTAGGCAAAGCGAGTGATATTGATGGGCCTGCAAAAGGCACCAGCTACGGCAATGCATTTAATTTTCACTACGAGATGGATTTACCGGTAGACGATACGACCTATTCAGTAACGTTTGATGACTGGTTTTGGGCTTTCGATGACTCTACCATGATGAACCGTTCGTACATTCGTAAGTTCGGTATTGTGATGGCCGAAGTTACTATTTTTATGCAGAAGCAAACCGATTGA
- a CDS encoding S-(hydroxymethyl)glutathione dehydrogenase/class III alcohol dehydrogenase, which translates to MTSFKDSLQEGQTHIKSKAAVAWGPGEPLKMEEVDVELPKKGEVLVRIVATGVCHTDAFTLSGDDPEGVFPSILGHEGGGIVEMVGEGVTSVEVGDHVIPLYTAECGECKFCKSGKTNLCQAVRETQGKGLMPDGTSRFSKDGEPIYHYMGCSTFSEYTVLPEISLAKVNKNAPLDEVCLLGCGVTTGMGAVLKTAKVQEGDTVAIFGLGGIGLSAIIGARMAGAGRIIGIDINESKFDLAKQLGATDVVNPQNFDKPIQEVIVEMTDGGVDYSFECIGNVNVMRSALECCHKGWGESVIIGVAGAGQEISTRPFQLVTGRVWRGSAFGGVKGRSELPGIVEQYLNGDFGLQEFITHTMGLNDINNAFDLMHKGESIRSVVHMDK; encoded by the coding sequence ATGACATCGTTTAAAGATTCGTTGCAAGAAGGTCAAACGCACATCAAGTCAAAAGCTGCGGTGGCTTGGGGCCCGGGTGAGCCGTTAAAAATGGAAGAAGTTGACGTAGAGCTTCCTAAGAAAGGTGAGGTACTTGTACGCATCGTTGCAACTGGCGTATGCCACACTGATGCATTTACGCTGTCCGGTGATGATCCTGAAGGCGTATTCCCTTCAATTCTAGGCCACGAGGGTGGTGGTATTGTTGAAATGGTGGGCGAAGGTGTTACTAGTGTAGAAGTGGGTGATCACGTGATCCCTCTTTATACAGCAGAGTGCGGAGAATGTAAGTTCTGTAAATCAGGTAAAACTAACCTTTGCCAAGCGGTGCGCGAAACACAAGGTAAAGGCTTAATGCCAGATGGTACAAGTCGTTTTTCTAAAGATGGCGAGCCAATTTATCACTATATGGGCTGCTCAACGTTTTCTGAGTACACAGTTCTACCTGAAATATCGCTAGCGAAAGTAAACAAAAATGCGCCGCTAGACGAAGTTTGCCTGCTTGGTTGTGGTGTAACTACGGGTATGGGTGCTGTACTTAAAACTGCAAAAGTACAGGAAGGCGACACGGTTGCTATTTTTGGCCTAGGCGGAATCGGTCTATCTGCCATCATTGGTGCACGTATGGCAGGCGCAGGTCGCATCATTGGTATCGATATTAATGAAAGTAAGTTTGACCTAGCAAAACAGCTTGGCGCAACTGACGTGGTAAACCCACAGAATTTCGATAAGCCTATTCAGGAAGTGATTGTTGAAATGACCGATGGCGGCGTTGACTACTCGTTTGAATGTATCGGTAACGTAAACGTTATGCGCTCTGCACTTGAATGTTGTCACAAGGGTTGGGGAGAATCTGTGATCATTGGTGTAGCTGGTGCAGGGCAAGAGATTTCAACGCGTCCATTCCAGTTGGTAACAGGTCGTGTATGGCGCGGTTCTGCTTTTGGTGGTGTTAAAGGTCGCTCAGAGCTACCAGGAATTGTTGAACAATACCTAAACGGTGATTTTGGCCTTCAAGAGTTTATCACTCACACCATGGGTCTTAATGACATCAACAACGCGTTTGATTTAATGCATAAAGGCGAAAGCATCCGCTCTGTTGTGCATATGGATAAATAA
- the arsB gene encoding ACR3 family arsenite efflux transporter → MGFFERYLSVWVGLCIIAGVGLGYALPGLFESIAALEYAHVNLVVAVLIWLMIYPMMVQIDFGSIKDVGKKPKGLVLTLVVNWLIKPFTMALLGWLFFKGIFADWVDPQTATEYIAGMILLGVAPCTAMVFVWSHLTKGDANYTLVQVSINDLIMVVAFAPLTAMLLGVTDITVPWDTLLLSVALYVVLPLVAGYITRRHLENKNNSTQKPSSGNNAVDALVSKFKPFSVIGLLLTIVILFGLQAETILSQPQDIVLIAIPLLIQTYGIFAIAYFAAKRMKLPHNVAAPACMIGTSNFFELAVAVAISLFGLHSGAALATVVGVLVEVPVMLSLVWFANKTRHWFD, encoded by the coding sequence ATGGGTTTCTTTGAACGTTATTTATCAGTGTGGGTTGGCCTTTGCATTATTGCAGGTGTGGGCCTAGGCTATGCTTTGCCTGGCCTATTTGAGTCTATTGCTGCGCTTGAATATGCACACGTAAACCTTGTAGTAGCAGTACTTATTTGGCTAATGATATACCCAATGATGGTGCAAATAGACTTTGGCTCTATTAAAGATGTGGGTAAAAAGCCAAAAGGCCTGGTGCTAACCCTTGTGGTTAACTGGCTTATCAAGCCTTTCACTATGGCGCTATTAGGCTGGCTATTCTTTAAAGGCATTTTTGCCGACTGGGTAGACCCGCAAACTGCCACTGAATACATTGCAGGTATGATTTTACTTGGCGTCGCTCCTTGTACTGCCATGGTTTTTGTATGGAGCCACCTTACCAAAGGAGATGCTAACTACACCCTGGTTCAGGTATCAATTAACGACCTTATTATGGTCGTTGCTTTTGCCCCGCTTACCGCTATGCTGCTTGGTGTAACAGACATCACGGTTCCTTGGGACACGCTGCTACTGTCTGTAGCCCTCTATGTAGTATTGCCGCTGGTAGCGGGTTATATCACGCGCCGCCACTTGGAAAACAAAAACAACAGCACGCAGAAACCAAGTTCGGGAAATAACGCGGTAGACGCGCTAGTAAGTAAATTTAAGCCGTTTTCAGTCATTGGGTTACTGCTTACTATTGTTATTTTGTTTGGCCTTCAAGCAGAAACTATATTATCGCAGCCCCAGGATATTGTGCTTATTGCGATCCCCCTGCTGATACAAACTTACGGTATTTTTGCTATTGCCTACTTTGCCGCAAAACGCATGAAACTACCGCACAATGTAGCTGCGCCAGCATGCATGATTGGTACGTCGAACTTTTTCGAGCTGGCGGTAGCCGTAGCCATTTCACTATTTGGTTTACACAGCGGCGCTGCACTTGCCACAGTGGTGGGTGTGCTGGTTGAAGTGCCCGTTATGCTTTCACTGGTATGGTTTGCAAACAAAACTCGCCACTGGTTTGACTAA
- a CDS encoding arsenate reductase ArsC, which produces MKVLYICTHNRCRSILCEAITNASNGNVEARSAGSQPVGEVHPLSIKYLAERGFDTSGLKSQSWDEFEDYDADLVVTVCDSAAGESCPVYFGKSLKVHWGLEDPSKLEGSEQEKAAAFNNTIDIIEKRVAALAELAEKNLDKAALKEALSKLGAQ; this is translated from the coding sequence ATGAAGGTTTTATACATTTGTACGCACAACCGTTGCCGCAGTATTCTTTGCGAAGCGATCACTAATGCCTCTAACGGTAATGTAGAAGCGCGCAGTGCGGGCAGCCAACCAGTAGGTGAAGTACATCCTCTTTCTATTAAATACCTTGCAGAGCGCGGATTTGATACGAGCGGACTTAAAAGCCAGTCGTGGGATGAATTTGAAGATTATGACGCTGATCTTGTCGTCACCGTTTGTGATTCAGCGGCGGGTGAGTCATGCCCTGTTTATTTCGGTAAATCGCTTAAAGTGCACTGGGGCTTAGAAGACCCGTCAAAGTTAGAAGGTAGCGAGCAAGAGAAAGCCGCCGCATTTAACAACACCATAGATATTATTGAAAAGCGTGTAGCGGCATTAGCAGAACTTGCTGAGAAAAACTTAGATAAAGCAGCACTTAAAGAGGCACTATCAAAATTAGGCGCACAGTAA
- the arsH gene encoding arsenical resistance protein ArsH, with amino-acid sequence MSKGESMSPNVSESPDISSAQSPSDNAVMEQMHKPTMANFASKFSDHKPRILLLYGSLRERSYSRLVIEESARLLEYFGAEAKIFDPRGLPQPDTEDDSHPKVKELRELMMWSEGQIWCSPERHGSMTGIMKSMIDWVPLSLGGVRPTQGKTLAIMQVSGGSQSFNAVNQMRILGRWMRMLTIPNQSSVAKAFLEFEDDGRMKPSPYYNRIVDVVEELVKFTLLTRDNKDFLVDRYSERVESAEEVSKRVNQKSL; translated from the coding sequence ATGAGTAAAGGTGAATCTATGAGCCCAAATGTATCCGAAAGCCCAGACATATCATCAGCACAAAGCCCTTCTGATAACGCGGTAATGGAGCAAATGCATAAGCCCACTATGGCTAACTTTGCATCAAAGTTTTCAGATCACAAGCCGCGCATTTTGTTACTTTACGGTTCGCTTAGAGAACGTTCTTACAGCCGCCTAGTTATAGAAGAGTCAGCGCGCTTGCTTGAATACTTTGGCGCAGAAGCCAAAATTTTTGACCCTCGCGGTTTGCCGCAGCCAGATACTGAAGATGATTCACATCCGAAAGTTAAAGAGTTACGCGAGCTTATGATGTGGTCTGAAGGTCAAATTTGGTGTTCACCTGAGCGTCACGGCAGCATGACCGGCATCATGAAAAGTATGATCGACTGGGTACCGCTTAGCCTTGGTGGCGTGCGCCCTACTCAAGGCAAAACGCTGGCCATTATGCAGGTATCAGGCGGTTCACAATCGTTCAATGCGGTAAATCAAATGCGTATTTTAGGACGCTGGATGCGCATGCTAACCATCCCTAACCAGTCTTCTGTGGCAAAAGCGTTTTTAGAATTTGAAGACGATGGTCGGATGAAGCCGTCACCTTACTACAACCGCATTGTGGATGTAGTTGAAGAACTGGTGAAATTCACATTGCTTACTCGCGACAACAAAGACTTTCTTGTTGATCGCTACTCTGAGCGCGTTGAAAGCGCAGAGGAAGTGAGCAAACGTGTTAATCAAAAATCGTTGTAA
- the aceK gene encoding bifunctional isocitrate dehydrogenase kinase/phosphatase, which translates to MQELAASQDKNLVRKVAYQILSHFDKSYRWFTRITRGAQERFEKGNWKETQLASKERITIYEQSLSDAVAEIYQLTQVHQKDDAFWQDLKKVFALQLEGHPQFELAETFYNSVIGRLFKHRKIDDDMMFVLPSRCFLPGQDRDKVVNSFDTTTTVREMYESIFKIYRYNIPFENFERDLQNLETALRARLNKEQLASVQAVEILKPTFFRGKAAYLIGRICMPDETLPFVIAMRRYNEPHMFVDALLTDRKDLSVIFGFARSYFMADTQNPAEVAAFLQELLPNKKHFELYMSMGHYKHGKTVFYRNFLAHMDESNDKFEAAPGIRGLVMMVFHLPSYGVVFKIIKDEFAESKKITREHVKECYKLVKMSDRVGRMADTHEYVNFRFPLDRIEPELIEELKETCASSLEFTESELIIKHMYIERKMTPLNIYLQEETDDEKITRALDELGLCIKQIAMANIFPGDMLHKNFGITRHGRVIFYDYDEICLMNERNFRELPKSDDPYAIDTLSVAPNDVFPEQFEHFIVGKRKFKDILKSLHGDLMTPEYWHGVQKKCARGDVQHFTPYNPSMRFDKGE; encoded by the coding sequence ATGCAAGAGTTAGCTGCAAGCCAGGACAAAAACTTGGTGAGAAAAGTTGCCTATCAGATTCTGTCTCATTTCGATAAGAGTTACCGGTGGTTCACCCGAATTACACGGGGCGCTCAAGAAAGATTTGAAAAGGGTAATTGGAAAGAAACTCAGCTAGCCTCTAAAGAGCGCATTACCATTTATGAGCAAAGCCTTTCAGATGCTGTTGCCGAAATTTATCAGCTTACTCAGGTCCACCAAAAAGATGATGCTTTCTGGCAAGATCTTAAAAAAGTGTTTGCGCTACAGCTTGAGGGCCACCCGCAGTTTGAATTGGCCGAAACCTTTTATAATTCAGTGATTGGTCGCTTATTTAAGCACAGAAAAATAGACGACGACATGATGTTTGTTCTGCCTAGCCGCTGCTTTTTGCCTGGGCAAGACAGAGACAAAGTAGTCAACAGCTTTGACACCACCACTACCGTACGTGAGATGTACGAGTCGATATTCAAAATTTATCGATACAATATTCCGTTTGAAAACTTTGAACGGGACTTACAAAACCTCGAGACGGCCTTGCGCGCACGATTAAACAAAGAGCAACTAGCCAGTGTACAAGCCGTTGAGATCCTTAAGCCTACTTTTTTTCGTGGTAAAGCGGCTTATTTGATTGGTCGCATTTGTATGCCTGACGAAACCCTGCCGTTTGTCATCGCCATGCGAAGATACAACGAGCCACATATGTTCGTTGATGCCCTTCTGACCGACCGCAAGGATTTAAGCGTAATTTTTGGTTTTGCCCGTAGCTATTTTATGGCCGACACGCAAAACCCAGCCGAGGTTGCCGCTTTTTTACAAGAGTTATTGCCGAATAAAAAACACTTTGAGTTATATATGTCGATGGGGCATTACAAACACGGCAAAACTGTTTTCTATCGCAACTTCTTAGCACATATGGACGAATCGAATGACAAATTCGAGGCCGCGCCAGGCATTCGCGGCCTGGTGATGATGGTTTTTCATCTCCCCTCTTATGGCGTTGTTTTTAAAATCATTAAAGACGAGTTTGCTGAAAGTAAAAAAATCACCCGTGAGCACGTTAAGGAATGCTACAAGTTAGTAAAAATGTCAGACCGTGTGGGTCGAATGGCTGATACTCACGAATACGTAAACTTTAGGTTTCCGTTAGATAGAATTGAACCCGAGCTAATCGAAGAACTCAAGGAAACGTGTGCTTCGAGTTTAGAATTCACAGAGTCTGAGCTAATTATCAAACACATGTATATTGAGCGAAAAATGACACCGCTAAATATATACCTTCAAGAAGAAACCGACGATGAAAAAATAACCCGTGCGCTTGATGAGCTGGGTCTATGTATTAAGCAGATTGCCATGGCAAATATCTTTCCCGGCGATATGTTGCATAAAAACTTTGGTATTACCCGTCACGGTCGCGTGATCTTCTATGACTATGATGAAATTTGTTTAATGAACGAACGTAATTTCAGGGAGTTGCCAAAATCCGATGACCCCTATGCTATTGATACACTCTCAGTAGCACCTAACGACGTATTTCCCGAGCAATTTGAGCACTTCATCGTTGGTAAGCGAAAGTTCAAAGATATACTTAAGTCATTGCACGGCGACTTAATGACACCTGAGTACTGGCACGGCGTACAAAAGAAGTGTGCCCGTGGAGATGTGCAGCATTTTACCCCTTATAACCCAAGCATGCGCTTTGACAAAGGTGAATAG
- a CDS encoding response regulator, whose translation MGFNILICDDSALARKMARSNLPSGFAEAIYEVSNGMDALEVLAHHTIDLVLLDLTMPVLGGLSVLGEIKRRKLETFVIVISGDIQPLMQEKVMSLGALGFIEKPIKRDELTSVLQRFGFILPDTYKAPIAV comes from the coding sequence ATGGGTTTTAATATTCTAATTTGTGACGATTCAGCGCTTGCACGGAAAATGGCTAGAAGTAACTTGCCTAGTGGGTTCGCTGAAGCTATTTATGAAGTGTCAAATGGTATGGACGCTCTAGAAGTATTAGCACATCATACTATTGACCTTGTATTATTAGATTTAACAATGCCTGTGCTGGGCGGTCTCAGCGTGTTGGGCGAAATTAAACGCCGCAAACTTGAGACTTTTGTCATTGTTATTTCAGGTGATATTCAGCCATTGATGCAAGAGAAAGTGATGTCATTAGGCGCATTAGGTTTTATTGAAAAGCCAATTAAGCGTGACGAACTTACGTCGGTTCTACAACGCTTTGGTTTCATTCTTCCCGATACTTATAAAGCGCCAATTGCGGTTTAA
- a CDS encoding HAMP domain-containing sensor histidine kinase, with translation MIAIRDFTRSSSFRVGVLLTTLACIAIVLIVYFWRLTSSDLFISESNAAVNAKANALVTLYENLGIDAVKSAIISDNNLPPSGAKTPSSSFEHLRSFVVLSKDEQVVAGNLASIPLVLERHKGANFDTSEIVITRPNSSSRKTLRQALMREDVLGDYILYVGRGIDDLYSAQWFGKTFSWIIVVLLCALSILSFAIAVYVVNRINRMSQTADKIIKTGNLEERLEIDSNWDDLSSLSFVFNQMLDTIESSVNNIKSVTDSIAHDLRTPLSRLRNTLERIEDDQLREDTTQEADNLLNMFNSLLRISGLETTNKKEGFCSTDARAIVEDVVDLYHPLAEERNIQLSSQLESVTMLADPNLLFQAVANVLDNAIKYSNEDSMVTVQLTTTPRHVVIAVNDAGIGVGEHEIINLERRFYRADGSRTSKGNGLGLSLVSAIVKLHDGQTWFVHDPLMQGNGLGVVFCFPISLRQN, from the coding sequence ATGATAGCAATACGCGACTTTACGCGTAGTTCAAGTTTTCGCGTAGGCGTATTGCTCACTACTCTTGCTTGCATTGCCATTGTTCTAATTGTTTATTTTTGGCGATTAACGAGCAGCGACCTGTTCATTTCTGAGTCTAATGCTGCCGTTAATGCCAAAGCGAACGCCCTTGTAACGCTTTATGAAAACCTCGGTATTGATGCCGTTAAGTCGGCCATTATAAGCGACAATAACCTACCTCCTTCTGGCGCGAAAACACCCTCTTCTTCATTCGAACATTTGCGATCATTTGTCGTACTGAGCAAAGATGAGCAAGTAGTTGCGGGGAACTTAGCATCTATCCCACTGGTATTAGAGCGGCACAAAGGGGCTAACTTCGATACTTCAGAAATTGTTATTACTCGGCCTAACAGCTCATCAAGGAAAACCTTGCGCCAAGCATTGATGAGGGAAGATGTACTTGGGGACTATATCCTCTATGTCGGGCGTGGTATCGATGATTTATATAGCGCCCAGTGGTTTGGCAAAACCTTTAGCTGGATCATTGTCGTGTTGCTTTGTGCCTTAAGTATTCTAAGCTTCGCTATTGCCGTGTATGTGGTCAATCGAATTAACCGTATGTCTCAAACTGCTGATAAGATTATAAAGACTGGCAACCTTGAAGAGCGGCTAGAGATTGATAGCAATTGGGACGACCTCAGCAGTCTTTCTTTCGTTTTCAATCAAATGCTGGACACCATTGAAAGCTCGGTCAATAACATCAAGTCAGTCACAGACAGTATTGCTCACGACCTGCGCACACCGCTTTCAAGGCTTCGTAATACGCTAGAAAGAATTGAAGACGATCAGCTTAGAGAAGACACTACACAAGAAGCAGATAACCTGCTGAATATGTTTAATAGTTTATTGCGCATAAGCGGTCTTGAAACCACAAATAAGAAAGAGGGTTTCTGTAGTACCGATGCCCGAGCTATTGTAGAAGACGTGGTCGACCTTTATCATCCCCTAGCCGAGGAGCGTAACATTCAGCTGTCCAGTCAGCTTGAAAGCGTGACTATGCTTGCCGACCCTAACTTACTTTTCCAAGCCGTCGCTAACGTATTAGACAATGCTATCAAGTACTCGAATGAGGATAGTATGGTTACTGTACAGCTAACGACTACACCTCGCCATGTTGTTATTGCCGTCAATGACGCAGGAATAGGCGTTGGCGAGCATGAAATTATAAATTTAGAGCGTCGTTTTTATCGCGCTGATGGCAGCAGAACAAGCAAGGGGAATGGATTAGGCTTATCACTTGTCTCGGCAATAGTGAAGCTGCACGATGGTCAAACTTGGTTTGTACACGACCCGTTAATGCAAGGAAACGGGCTGGGTGTTGTTTTTTGTTTTCCCATTAGTCTGCGTCAAAATTAG
- a CDS encoding metalloregulator ArsR/SmtB family transcription factor, with protein MSTCCEPGQLAPLAFFKCLSEDTRLKTLLMLSVKGELCVCDLTDALQLSQPKISRHLADLRKCGLVLDTRKGKWVYYQLHPDLPAWALDVIKNTASNNSAYIEEPLANLLCENC; from the coding sequence ATGTCGACTTGTTGTGAACCTGGGCAGTTAGCGCCCTTAGCATTTTTTAAATGCCTGTCGGAAGACACTCGCTTAAAGACGCTGCTTATGCTTAGCGTAAAAGGCGAGCTATGCGTGTGCGACCTGACCGATGCGCTTCAACTAAGCCAGCCAAAAATTTCGCGACACCTTGCAGATTTACGTAAATGCGGTTTAGTGCTCGATACCCGTAAGGGCAAATGGGTGTATTACCAACTTCATCCTGACTTACCTGCTTGGGCACTAGACGTTATCAAAAACACGGCGTCGAATAATAGTGCATACATCGAAGAGCCATTAGCGAACTTGCTCTGCGAGAATTGCTAA
- a CDS encoding response regulator transcription factor codes for MKVLLVEDDPKVASHIANGLLGEGHECITVGDGTSGYQQAASNELDAVILDVMLPELDGFTVLEKLREEGNTTPVLLLSAKSQVEDKVKGLRTGANDYLTKPFAFEELLARVEGLAGRNKDGEDKTLIKVGDLTLDLVNRKVLRGDQEIDLQSKEFQLLECLLRHKGKVVTRSMLLEQVWNYHFDPQTNVIDVHISRLRQKVDKAFNVPLIETVRGTGYRIADGLA; via the coding sequence ATGAAAGTGCTACTTGTAGAAGATGATCCAAAGGTTGCCTCGCACATTGCAAATGGACTATTGGGTGAAGGGCATGAATGTATTACTGTAGGTGATGGAACATCAGGCTACCAACAAGCTGCTAGTAACGAACTAGACGCGGTAATCCTAGACGTAATGTTACCCGAACTCGATGGTTTCACTGTGCTTGAGAAGCTTCGCGAAGAAGGTAACACGACCCCTGTTTTATTACTAAGCGCTAAGAGCCAAGTTGAAGATAAAGTCAAAGGCCTGCGCACAGGCGCCAACGACTACCTAACCAAACCTTTCGCCTTTGAAGAGCTGCTTGCTCGCGTAGAAGGTTTGGCTGGACGCAATAAAGACGGCGAAGACAAAACCTTGATAAAGGTTGGCGATCTCACGCTAGACTTGGTTAACCGTAAGGTATTGCGTGGCGATCAAGAAATTGACCTTCAATCAAAGGAATTCCAACTGCTTGAATGTCTACTTCGTCACAAAGGTAAAGTTGTGACGCGAAGCATGTTGCTTGAACAGGTTTGGAATTATCATTTCGACCCCCAAACTAACGTGATTGATGTTCACATTAGCCGCCTGCGTCAGAAAGTGGATAAAGCGTTCAATGTGCCACTTATTGAAACGGTAAGAGGAACGGGCTACCGCATAGCGGACGGGCTTGCATGA
- a CDS encoding LysR substrate-binding domain-containing protein yields MKYLEGIAEFCAVADVGNFTGAANKLDTSVAQISRKVASLEKQLGVKLLQRTTRSVSLTEAGTQYFQQVLPALKVLEDAQLAVSALQASPQGLIKLTAPVAFGEAFIAPLLNTFMQKYSGISVQCTFSNEKLDIVEQGLDLAIRIGKLEDSTLVAKKLATRHLFVCGSRDYFKEQGQPKSIEELKEHSLLVGSQPYWRLLIDNKIQSISVQGRVRYNSGNALCSAAIAGLGIAQLPGFYVRKALASGQLIELFPEYKDKQEAIWAVFPSNRNVAPKIRLLVDFLAQHLISDS; encoded by the coding sequence ATGAAATATCTTGAGGGAATAGCAGAATTTTGTGCTGTGGCCGACGTTGGCAATTTTACCGGAGCTGCGAACAAGCTCGATACGTCCGTGGCACAGATAAGTCGTAAAGTGGCATCGCTCGAAAAGCAGCTTGGCGTTAAATTATTACAGCGCACAACGCGAAGCGTGTCACTTACTGAGGCGGGTACCCAGTATTTTCAGCAAGTATTACCGGCATTAAAAGTGCTTGAAGATGCTCAGTTAGCAGTAAGCGCATTACAAGCATCGCCGCAAGGGCTCATTAAACTTACCGCTCCCGTAGCGTTTGGCGAAGCCTTCATCGCGCCTTTGCTCAATACCTTTATGCAAAAGTATTCCGGCATTAGCGTGCAGTGCACCTTTTCAAACGAAAAGCTTGATATTGTAGAGCAGGGGCTCGACCTGGCCATCCGCATTGGCAAATTAGAAGACTCGACGTTGGTTGCTAAAAAGCTCGCTACCCGACATTTATTTGTGTGCGGAAGTAGGGATTATTTTAAAGAGCAAGGTCAGCCTAAAAGCATCGAAGAGTTAAAAGAGCACTCGCTGCTGGTGGGGTCACAGCCATATTGGCGTTTACTTATCGATAATAAAATTCAATCAATTTCTGTACAGGGGAGAGTACGGTATAACAGCGGGAATGCCCTATGCAGCGCTGCGATTGCTGGTTTAGGTATTGCACAACTACCTGGGTTTTACGTGCGTAAAGCACTAGCCTCTGGTCAGCTAATTGAGCTATTCCCCGAGTACAAAGATAAGCAAGAAGCTATTTGGGCGGTATTTCCTTCAAACCGAAATGTTGCACCTAAAATTAGATTACTGGTGGATTTTTTAGCTCAACATCTCATATCAGACAGCTGA